Genomic DNA from uncultured Methanospirillum sp.:
AATTCCTACATTGCCAACAAAGATGACCGGATAGTATAGATCTGTTTTGTTATACTGTTTTTTTGCTTCTTCATACAGAGCAAAACTTTCGGTATTATTGTAAAGGTCATGGAACTCAACACCAACATCCGGATGCAAGGCTGTAAAATTTTCCAGGAATCTGACTGCCGGTTTGCAGGACCCACAATGTGTGTTGTAGAAGAACTGAATCGGAAATGGAGATAGAGAGATATTGCTGGTGTTTTCCATGGTTTCGATCAGGTGGGCACCGGATATATCAGAACCATTACTCGTAAATAGTGTAGCCGATCCTGGATGAACCATGAGTAAGAGAAACAGGATTAGAGAAATTAATAGTTTTACCGGCAGTATTTGCCTCTGCTGAGATGTTTGTGGATTATTCATATCTTCACCCGTTTCTAATGCTACCGCATATAATGATTGTATTTGAAGCGGAACCTGTTTCGTAAAAATTATTTCCAAACTTCAGAAATAGATCACCATAATCCCTTCCTTATTCTGAGAGAGTTCAGAAGGACTGCAATTGTAGAGATCTGATGCCCTATTGCACCAACTGCAGGAGAGATAACCCCGGTAGAGGCTCCGGCTATCATGATGAAGTTCAAGCTCAGTGCAAGAGTGACCCCAGTGATTATGATGCTCCGGGTCTTTCGGCCAAGTTCAAGAAAACCAGGTAAATGGCTCAAGCCGCCCTGCATAAGCACGACACCGGCTGTCTCCAGAGCTACCGTATCTTCCCTGCTTGCAATACTGATCCCAAGGTCTGATCCCGCGAGCGCCGGACCGTCATTGGTTCCGTCTCCCACAAAACAGACCTTTTCTCCGTCGGCCTGCAGTCTCTCGATAAACTTCTGTTTCTGATCAGGGCGAAGTCCGGCGTGTATAGAATTACCGGAAAGACCACATTTATCCCCGATTATGGCTGCTGCCTGTGGTGAATCACCAGTCAGAACAGCAATAGTCCGAATGCCTGAAGATCTAATTTTGTCTATGACACCGGCTGATTCTTCACGTATCTCATCATGGATCAGGATCATGCCGAGAAACAATCTGTTCTTTGCAATGAATACAGCGGTCTCTCCTCCCGTTCCGTCAACATAAACGGTTTTCGGGATTATTACCCCGTTGTTCTCCAGAAAACCCCGGGTACCGATATGTATAAGTTCGCCTTCACGCTCATCCTCAACCCCTTCTCCTGGATACTGTCTTCCTGATCCCTGTACTGGAAGAGAAATTCCTGCCTGCTGTGCAGCTCTGACAATTGCTTTTCCTGTCGGGTGTGGAGATGACTGTTCAGCAGGACCTGCAACCTCCAGAAGATCATGCTTTGTAAAACCTGCTGCAGGCAGGATATCTGAAACACTCATCACCCCGGTAGATAGTGTTCCGGTCTTGTCAAAGATTACTGCGGATATATCATGGCAAATCTCAAGGTATTCACCTCTTTTGATGAGAATTCCTCTCTTTGCCGCATGCCCTATGGCAGTCAGAACTGCAGATGGTGTTGCCAAAAGAATGGCACAGGGGCATGCTACTATCAGCACTGCTATAGCACGGACAATATCCCTGCTCCAGACAAAGACAAGTCCGGCAATAACCAACATAAGCGGTGTGTACCAACGCGAAAACCGATCGATAAACGGATGAGAGGGAGGCCTGCGAAGTCCTGCATTATGGACAAGATCCACAACCTGTGCATATGTCGACTGTGATGACATTCTGATTGCCTCGATGAGAAGCACCCCGTCAAGATTAACACTCCCGGAACTGACAAATTCCCCAGTTTTACGGAGAACTGGAAGACTCTCTCCGGTTAAGCAGGATTCATCAAGTCCTGACTGACCTTCCCTGATTATTCCATCGACCGGGACAATATCACCTGGCCTGACAACTACCAGATCACCGACTTGGATCAGGTTCACATCAACAGAAACTGTTTCACCGTCCTTAATGACATATCCGGTCCTGGGATGTCGTTTAATAATACCTTCGATATCCTTCTGTGATCTGGCATACACATATGATTCTACTAACTCACCGATAGCAAGAATGAGTGATATTTCAGCTGCCGTCGTATACTCACTGATAATAACTGCTCCGATGATAGCAAGGGCTGCAAGTTCACATACGTTTCTCTGACCTCGGACCAGACCGGAAATTGCTTCGTGCAGGATGGGAATCGCAGTCAGACCAAGTGAGATAAGAGCAGCACAGGTTCCGATAAGTGGCTTATCTGCTGTATATACTTCTGCAACAAAGGTAATCAGAAGGAAAAATGCTGATCCAGATACAAGAATTATCTCCTTTCGATATGCCGATTCTGATTGTATTGAAGCACAACTGCAACAGGTACTGCTGCAACTTGTATCCGAACATGAAGAAGATTCTGATGTCATGCTCAGATATTCTCGTTTATCTTTCTGAGAATGGCCACAAATAATTCTGAATCTTTTTCGCCGAGAATGGACGAGATCTCTTCAGCCAGACTCAAATGATGACGGTGATGCTCTTCATATGCTTCGCATCCAACTAATGTGAGCTCGATGATGTAGGAACGACGATCATGCTCTGCCCTGATCCTGCACGCGTACCCTCCTCGTTCAAGCCGATCAACAGTCATCGTGGTTGTACCGGTGGTGAGACCCAGTCTTCCCGCTAATTCCTTCATGTTCATCCGTCCGTAATGCCCAAGAACTTCGATCGCATGGGCATCAGCGATCTTCAGATGACCTGCCTCTATGATCGAACTTTCCCATGAAGAGAATCTGTCAAAAAATTCCACTAATCCCTCATTTAACTCATCAATAAGAGGAGAAGGTTCAGACACAATTATTCACTCCATAATCAGAATGTAGCATTATCATGCGATCAAATATTTTGATCACCTAACTATTTGAAGGATAAGTATTCAGGACAATAAAGAATTACGACACAACACGATCGAATCAGAACTATCACGAGAGACAAAAAAGTTCAGATAGAGCGGGATACTCCCTGAATCATACATTCTGCACTTTCATCATCGCATCCCATCTTTCGAAGTGTAACACCCTTGTTGTACCAGGTCTCTGAATTGAAGGGATCGCATTCGAGAGCTGAATCATAGCAGGAGATTGCTTCATTGTATCTGCCCATGAGATCATAGGTATTACCTTTGGCATGATGGGCACCGGCATGTGCAGGTTCCATCTGTAGTACCTGATCATACATCTCGAGAGCTTTCTCATAATTACCTGCCATCTGCATCTCAAGTGCCTGATGCATTGTTATCTCGGTGTAGGGATTTGTAATAATCACAGTTCTGCCAGGGGCACTGAACTCCTGACCCGTTATCATGACTGACATTATTTTTACCTCCTGAAACTTGCCCGGACTGGATTGCACAGTCATACTGCCCTGACTTCTTTTGACTCCCACGTTTATCTGCACATTCTCCCTGACAGATAAATCAGTGACGGTATCAGACATGACCTGACTTGTGGTCCTGGACAGTCCGATTTGGAACAACTATCCGGGATCAGGCAAAAACCCCTGACCAGACAGGATATGATTACTCATATCACCTGTACCCCGTTTCTGGGGACACAGTTCATCCTTACGAGAGATGATATAGATTTTCGAAGCACGGGTGCATGGCAGGTGTGTTATACAGATCAAACCCTTTTTTATCTACCCGGTAATTCATGAATCTTCCTAATAATGAGAGAGATCAGAGATGCGGGAATGGAAGATACATACATACACTTCCGTGATACGAGTCATCAAATAACAGAAGCAGCATATTATCAGCATCACGCGGTGAGATTATGAGAATTAGCGATGCTTTAAGTGATTCCTGGGGCTTTGCTCAGGATGCCCTCTTTGGAAAATGGGTGCGATGGATCATGCTGGTCATCAGTTCGATCATCTTCCCGGTAATGTACGGGTATACCGTGCGTGTCATGAAGGGGGTTGAACCAGTATATGAAGAAGAATCTTTTTTCAGCCTGTTTATCGATGGGATCAAGTTGTGTGTGATCAACATCGTGTATATGATCATACCGATGCTGGCATTCATCGCAACGGTGGGATATGCCATCATCGGCATCATCAGTTCTGGAGAAGATATCTCATTAGCCTCAATACTCCCGATTGTCGGAGGAGTTATCACAGGTCTTGTCATCACCATCATCCTGGCAATAATCTTCGGGCTCCTTGGTATCATCGGATCAGTCAGGTTTGCAAGAACAGGTGAGATGGGTCAGGCATTTGCCATCGGCGAGATCATGGCAACCATCGGGAGGATTGGATGGGTTCATTACATCGCCTCTATCATCGCTCTGATGGTTGTCGTCTTCTTCCTGATCATAATCATAACTATCATAGAACTTGTCCTCGCCATCGTTCCGATTGCTGGCTGGATTATTGGATGGATTTTGAGTCTGTTCCTTGGCCCTTTTATCTCTCTGATGACGAGCAGATTTTACTCACTCCTGTATGACACAGGAGTATAATTTTTTTATTCTGAACTGAACCTGAACTTTCCTTTTGGAACCAGGATCTCAAACCTACAGTTGGTCCCAAACGTACCTCGTTCAGAGATGACAATATCAGATATTGAGAGGATCTCTCTGGTCAAAAACAATCCGTATCCGGTATTTTTTCCAAATCCACGTTCAAATATGATCTCCTTGTTCTCATCAGGAACACCGGAGCCGTTATCTTCAACAGATATTATGAGCCCTTCAGGTTTTTCTTCTGCAGCGATGGTGATCTCAGTGAGACCTTCTCCATGCCTGACGGCATTCTCGATAAGGTTGTAACAGACCTTCTCTAATAAAGGATCAGCAAGGATTGAGATGCCGGTTATGGTATTGTGAAGAATCACAGAACCCAGGTCAACATCCTTTGCAGACTTTCTGCAGGTCTCCCCGACATCCTGCCAGACCGGGACCTTTAATCCTAACTCCTGATAGGTTTTGGTGAAGGCTACAAAATGTTCGATCTCTGCCATGGAACGTCCGATTGCTGTGACCGATTCGGACTGTTCCTGCGTAAGAGGGGTCTCTTCGAGAAGAAAGAGATGGGCTTTCGTAATCATGATTTTATTAATTATATCATGACGGGTGATACTGGAGAGGAGGTTTAACTTCTTATTGGCGATCAAAAGAGCCTCTTCATCCATTTTATGTGACGTAATATCCCGTATAGACTCGATGGCTCCGATGATCTCTCCTTTCTTGTTATAGAGAGGAGCTGCAAGGCAGGAGAAATATTTCACCTCGCCTGAAAGATCGATCCGGAAGCTTGTCTTTAATAGATCACCGGAACGCTCGATATCAGGGTAAAAACTGCCATCATACTTCTTTGAAGTGAGTGCAATATCTACCAGAATCGGCTGATTCGTATTGTGAATAGCTTCAGAATGTGCGTAATTATTCTTCCCGATCATCTCAGCAGAGAATTTTCCGGTTAGTTTTTCAATTGCCCGGTTCCAGATGATGATCCTCCCTTCGGCATCAATGACAAAGGTTGGATCCGGAAGAAACTGCAGAATTGTTTTTATCTGCGAGTAGGATTCCTGTAGGGCTTCCTGCTCTGCAAACGTGATGATTGCCATCCGCTGATCAGTAATATCCCTGATATGTACCAGGCTTAAGGATCGTCCCTCTGCTGGAATCCTGCTAAGGCGGATATTCATAAACTGCTCTTTACCGTTACTTATACGCGAGATAGTCCGGTCAAGATACCCACTCTCGGGTTCTGATCCTAGTCGAATCATCTCACCAATTCCAGGGCCCAGGTTATCAAAGAGGTTTCTGACATCTTTACCTGGTGCATCTTTTCGAGAGATCCCAAACATCTCCTCTCCTGCCCGGTTCATCTGTACAAGGGTATATGTATCGAAAAGAATGATGGCATCTGCTGAGGACTGGAAAAGACGGATGTATCGTTCTTCACTGGTTTTTAAGGATGTAAATGTTGACTGTAACTGATCAGCCATCTGTTTGAATGACTCGGAGAGTTCGCCGATCTCATCGTGACGATCAAGATCAACCCAGTCAGTCCAGTCTCCTTTGGCCAGAGATCGGGCAGACCTGTTCAGTGACAAAACCGGATTGGTAATCCAGCGTGCAAGTCCTACACAGAGGAGGATTGTTCCAAGCACCGATCCAATGATGAGAAGGATTGTCAGGTTATTGTTGGCATCAACCTTTGCCATGAAATCTGATGCAGGTATGACGACCACAATCAGCCAGTCCAGACCATGGGTATCCTGATATGGTGAAACCTGCACCCATTCGCGGACTCCGTTGGCATCAAACTGAAACTGTTCACGAGAGGTGATATTAGTATGATTATGTACATGATTTATCAGGTACCGGCTTGTTGATTGTACAACTGAATCGCTTGAGTTGAGGGCAGATAACCTCACCAGGGTTCCATTCTCTTTAATATATGGATCACCTGATCCGGACGAGGCAACAAGGAGCCCTGATTTTTCAATAATAAAGGCCTGTCCATGATTTGATATCCGAAGGCCCTGTAGAAATTCTCCAATACCTCCGAGTGTCAGCGATGTGTCCAGGACTCCGAGAAGGTTATTTTTTTCTGAATAGACCGGGACAACTGCATCCTGGCTTACAACCCCTTCAACCCACATGTAGATAGGGGTCCATGTAGATCTGCCAGCAGTTACTGCAGCCTTGTACCAGGGCCGGGTCCTGGGATCGTACGGAACAGGTTCAACAGTCTTACTGATGAGCTGGCCTTCACTGTCAGTAAGATATTCTACAAAAGAGAAGTTGGTGCTTGCTCTTGAGAATCCAAGATATCGGTCAGTTCCATTTACAATTCCCGGTGCTCCTACTGAAGAGATAATCGTATAGTTTCCTTCCTCTTCATTTGCATGACATATGGATTCGACTGTAGGAAAACGATATGAGAGAGATCTGAAATATTTCTCCAGGACAGCGTTATCGTGTACATCAATTCCACCGTACTTTATGCTGTCCAGGCAGAGCGAATTTACGAGGTGAGGGGTTTCTAGATAAACATCAAGATGTTGAACTATCCTGTCTGATATCTCACCCTCTAACTGGCTCGCTAGATCTGATGTTGTATATTGAGTATTAAGGTACGCAAGAAGCCATGTTATCCCCATGGCACAGATCAGTAGTATAACCAGCGAGACTGTAAGGACAGTACGAAGTCTGAACTTCCCGATAAATCGTTTGACTGATTGGAGTACCATTGCAGAACCCATGTATTATATTGACAGCACAATGTTGGCGAAGGGGCAGATACCTTACATTATAAGTCTACTTTAATGAGTCTGTCGATACTGTTTCACGTGCTTTATTTATGACTCAACATAGAATTTGAGGGGAAATCTACGGGATCTATCTTGACCTCTTCACCAATTACCCGATTAGTAGAATCTAATCATATACCTCTGATCTGTGTAATTGTTGCTGCATTGCTTTTCAGCATCAGCACACCTGTTTCATAATTAATTCTTGCAGATGCTGGATCATTAACCATCTGTGCTCTGATGTACGCGGGAACCATAACCGGTATGGGAGCATTCGCTCTTATCAGAAACCGGCATATAGGAAAATCTGATATAACTGAAGCACCCCTGGTACTTCGAAATCTTCCTGCGCTTACTGCATCAAGTGTATTCGGTTCAATTCTGGCGCCTGCCATGCTCCTTGTAAGTCTTCAGTACATCTTGGCATCTGAAGTATCGCTCCTCACCAGTTTTGTTGCAGTAACCAACACTGTCATTGCATTTCTCTTCTTCAGAGAGGCTGTATCGTCCAGGATATGGATAGCAATTTCCCTTATCACAATCGGATGCATGATTCTCTCATTCACCTCAGATCTCAGGCTGCAGATAACCCCCGGGGTCCTGGGGATACTGCTCACCTGTATATTCTGGGGATTTGAGGCATGATGGAACAGATCTCTGTCAGATCGTGATCCCATTCAGATTCAAGTTGCAAAAGGAGTCATCGCCCTACCGGTGCTTCTTGCAGGAACTTATCTTACTGGCGAACCCCTGCCAGTTTTTTCCAGAGTTATTGGTGGAATGCTCCTGGGTTTTTTCTGCTACAGCGGACTGCCCATGATCCTGTATCTGCTCAGTATGCGTAACCTTGGAATCTCACGGGCAGGATCGCTCTTTGGCATTAACCTGATATTGGGTATCATCTTCTCGTTCCTGATCTTCAGGGAGTAGCCCGGCTACTCTTTTGTATTTGCATTCATCATGATGCTTATCGGAATGTACCTCATCTTCACCGAGACACACATCCATCTGCATCATCACCCGCCACTTATTCACGAACACAGGCACACCCATGATGACGGGCATCATCAGCATCTTCATACCGGTGACCGGTTCAAAAAAGAAGAGGTCCAGCCGCGATCTCATTCACATCTACATTCTCATGAGGAGATATCCCATGAACATCCCCACCGTCCTGACATTCATCACAGGCACAGGCATCAAATATAAAAGAGTCCAGAGTGTAGTTTATTTTTCTTCTTTACCGCCAAGCCGTTTCGGTTGATCGCGTCTCTCATGTTCGCGCTGCTCGATTGCATCTAACCCTTTGATCATAAATCCAATCCTTGCTGCTTCTTTCTCGAGCTCTGCATCACGCTTTTGAAGGATCTCTATGGTTTTAGTCAATTTTTCGATGACTTCAGGAGCAGTTCTGGGCCTGGTTCCTTTCAGAATATCAAAAACATCGTCGAGGTATATTCCTGATGTTTTCGATATAGCAACAGGCGAGAAATCACGCAGGCGTGAGAGAAGATCCGGAGGAATCGGGACACTCCATACAATATTTTCAATTTTTCTCTCTCTATCCCGACTTCCAAACAGGAAGAGCATCCCAAATCCAACCAACACAACTTTACCAGCCGTACAGAACCCGGGTATGCTAATCATGCCGCTCATACCCATTTCTGTATGGGAAATAGATAGTATTTTCGCTAATGGTCTAATCATATCGGCTATATAGGACGTAAGCCAACATATAGCGGCAAATATCTCAAAATATGATATCAGTCTTACTCGTTGATGATGAACCGGTGCTCCTTGATATCGGCCGGATGTTTCTTGAAAAACTGGATGATTTTCAGATACATGTGGCACAGTCAGGAAGAGAGGCTCTCAGTAAACTTCAGGCAGGAGAATATGACGCAGTAGTATCAGACTACGAGATGCCTAACATGAGCGGAATAATGCTCCTGCGAGAGGTACGATCCAGCTGGCCGGATCTTCCCTTCATCCTCTTTACCGGGAGAGGAAGAGAGGAGATCGTCATCGAAGCCCTTAACAGCGGGGCAGACTTTTATCTCCAGAAAGGTGGGGATCCACGGGCACAGTTTACAGAACTGGCTCACAAGATCAAAAAGGCGGTCTCTACCCGTAGTGCATCCACCAAACTCAGAGAGAGTGAGGCGACCTTCAGGCAGTTCTTTGAGTCGGCAGGAGAGGCAATATTCATCCTCGATCATGACCGGATCGTGGACAGTAACCAGCGCGGAATCACGCTCCTTGGCAGGGATCGTGAGACAGTTATCAGCACCGCTCCCTCCCAGATCTCTACCCCGGTACAGCCAGACGGCCTTACTGCAAAGGATCTGTTTGAACTAAATATTTTCAGGGCATTATCCGGGGAAATTCCTGTTTTTGAATGGCAGTTTACCAGGCCAGACGGATCAATCATCGATACTGCAGTTACGATGAGTCAGATTGATATTCACGGCCATACGCTTCTTCAGGCAATAGTCAGGGATATCAGTGCCAGGAAACGTGAAGAGAAGAGCAGGATGTTGAACGAGATCAGGCTTGAGGCAATGATAGGGCTCTACGCAATACGGGATAAAAGCCTGAAAGAGATCACTGATTTCGCTCTTGAGAGTGCCGTAACAATAACCGAGAGCCAGTATGGGTACCTCGCATTCGTGAGTGATGACGAGTATACGCTGACGATGTACTCCTGGTCAGAGCGAACAATCAATGATTGTAGGGTTTCTGAAAAACCTCTCTCATACCAGGTAAAAAATACCGGCCTCTGGGGTGAGGCAGTCAGGCAACGCCAGCCTGTAATTACCAACGATTATGCATCAGGTGCAGCTGACAGGAAAGGAGTTCTCCCGATAGATATCCCGCTAAAGCGTCATATGAATATCCCGGTCTTTGATGGAGACAACATCGTGATGGTTGCAGGGGTTGCCAACAAGTTCGAGGAGTACAATGACGAGGATGTCCGCCAGCTCAGTCTTCTCATGAATGGCATGTGGGGGATCGTCAGAAGAAAGAACACGGAAGAGATCCTCCAGAAGAAGAACTATGAACTGGCTGCAGCGTATGAGCAGATCAGAATCACAGAAGACGAACTCAAGATGAGTGAAGGAAGATACCGGGGATTGGTTGAGAGGAGTGAAGACCTCATCATAATGCTCGATGCCCGGTTTATTCCGATCTATATCTCGCCTTCTTTTTATGAGATGACCGGATATGATATCTCGCAGGTCCTTGGAAAACCTCTTCGGATGGAGGTATTCTCTAAAGCCGATCAGGAGAAGATCTCCCGCATGCAGGAGGAGGTCTCTGATGGCAAGCCTCTGACTCATTTTGAGATACAGATACGCTGCAGGGATGGCGGGTATGTCTCACTGGATATGCGTGGAGTCCCGATCTATCATGATGGGCAGTATAACGGTATTCAGATAATCGGGCGGGACATCTCTGCATACAAGGAAGTGCATAAAGCTCTGATGCAGAAGAATCACCGCCTTCAACTGCTGTCAGATCTTACAAGACACGATATTCTAAACAAGCTTACAACCCTTGGCGGATTTCTCGATATCGTCAGCGATGAAGACGTGAATGAAACAAACATTGCAAATACCATCTGTCAGGCACAGAATGCAGTTGATGGCATCAAGTATCTCATCGAATTCACCCGCGATTACCAGAGTCTCGGTATACGTGAGAGTGAATGGATAGATGCAGGCACTGCTTTTTATCAGGCTGCAGCACAACTGCCCCTAGATGGTATCACTACTGAAAACCTTGTTTCAGGTATATCTGTCAGGACGGATCCTCTCTTCTCCCGTGCCCTATATAACCTGATGGAGAATTCAATCAGGCATGGCGGACATGTCAGTTGTATCAGGATGTATGCCAGACATGAAGGCAGTTCACTCACCCTCATCCTCCAGGATAATGGTGTGGGAATTTTACCTGATGAGAAAGAACGAATTTTTCTCCAGGGTGTCGGGCATAACACAGGTCTCGGTCTCTTTCTGGTTCATGAGATACTCACCTCAACCGGACTTACCATCAGTGAGACAGGAGTACCTGGAAAGGGAGCACGGTTTGAGATCCATATTCCTGCCGGGTTGTTCAGAACCCAGACTCATTGTCCTTCCTGAAAAATTCACAGACCTGCGAAGTTATCTCTTCGCTAGGAATACTATTTTTACCAGAAGACTCTCATAGCAGTCAGGGTAACCTTATGGTAATCGGTGAGTATCATGGGACAGATTAAGTTTCTTCTTGTCAGTCTTGTTCTGGTTCTGGCTGTAAGTTGTCTTTTTTCTGCATGTCTTTCAACAGATCAGAGCGGAAAAACACCAGTTCAATCAGTGATTACAACAAACACCACTCAGGTGGCAGATAACAGATCTGAGTCCGGATCAAATGGTTCAACCAGAAAACCGGATGTGATAGAAACCACCGTTCCAATCATATCCGGAACAGGAGTAATACTTTTTCAGGATCTTGAAGGAGGGGCATATACAATCAGAGACGACAGCGGCCATCACTACCAGCCGCTTTCTCTTCCTCCTGATCTCAAGGTAAACGGAACCAGAGTTTCGTACCAGTTACAACCGGCTCACGACATGGTATCTGTAATAATGGCAGGAGATCCGGTACACGTAATATCGATCGAACCGGTAACAGGAAGCAGGATATCCAACAGATCAGAACCTCTCATATCATTCGAGAAGGCAGCAGGAACTACCGGTTCATATGAAGAACTGAAGATATTTGCTGATAAGCACGGTGAGGTAACAAAATGGACACAGATTCAATTCATCAACCTTTCAGACTCAGAGATGGATAACCTCACAAGCCTGTGTATCAGGGCCAATTTTACAACTGTTAAACCCCAGGCTTTGTCTGTCAATCCCTCCCCCAATGCTGTTATCTATACCATCAGGTATCAGAATCAGACCATCAAAGCATCAAACGGATCGATCCCTGTACTACTTGAACCGGTAATAGAACATCTTGAGAATATCCTGGGAAAATATACGATATCCCCGATTACAGCAAACAAAACACTTGAGAATACCGCATGGTACCTGACATCATACCTTCGGAACGATGGCATACCAGTCCGGCTCATTAACAATACGAAAATTTCCGCACTATTTGGAAAGGATAACGAGGTAACCGGATCATCAGGGTGCAACCCATATACCGGTCATTATAATCTATCAGGAACCACCCTTTCGTTCTCGAAGATTGCAGGAACCCGAATGGCCTGCCAGGATCAGGCAACCATGGAGACTGAATCTGTCTATCTCAAACTCCTTGAACAGGTGGCAATGGTATCAGGTCATGATAAGAACCTCACCATGAGTGACAGGAACAATACGACCCTGCTGACATATATTCAGATGAAAGTGTAACATACCCATACATCTACCGGGGCCTATCCAGATACACACATCTTACTAATCCTTTCCTTTTTGCATGAAAAAGTCCTTTTCACCGGTCCTATCTGGGGCCCCCAACGGGGCACCGGTGGGGTTTTTATCCACGATATCTATTTATAGAAATATCCGTAATGTCATCACATCCACCG
This window encodes:
- a CDS encoding PAS domain S-box protein; the encoded protein is MISVLLVDDEPVLLDIGRMFLEKLDDFQIHVAQSGREALSKLQAGEYDAVVSDYEMPNMSGIMLLREVRSSWPDLPFILFTGRGREEIVIEALNSGADFYLQKGGDPRAQFTELAHKIKKAVSTRSASTKLRESEATFRQFFESAGEAIFILDHDRIVDSNQRGITLLGRDRETVISTAPSQISTPVQPDGLTAKDLFELNIFRALSGEIPVFEWQFTRPDGSIIDTAVTMSQIDIHGHTLLQAIVRDISARKREEKSRMLNEIRLEAMIGLYAIRDKSLKEITDFALESAVTITESQYGYLAFVSDDEYTLTMYSWSERTINDCRVSEKPLSYQVKNTGLWGEAVRQRQPVITNDYASGAADRKGVLPIDIPLKRHMNIPVFDGDNIVMVAGVANKFEEYNDEDVRQLSLLMNGMWGIVRRKNTEEILQKKNYELAAAYEQIRITEDELKMSEGRYRGLVERSEDLIIMLDARFIPIYISPSFYEMTGYDISQVLGKPLRMEVFSKADQEKISRMQEEVSDGKPLTHFEIQIRCRDGGYVSLDMRGVPIYHDGQYNGIQIIGRDISAYKEVHKALMQKNHRLQLLSDLTRHDILNKLTTLGGFLDIVSDEDVNETNIANTICQAQNAVDGIKYLIEFTRDYQSLGIRESEWIDAGTAFYQAAAQLPLDGITTENLVSGISVRTDPLFSRALYNLMENSIRHGGHVSCIRMYARHEGSSLTLILQDNGVGILPDEKERIFLQGVGHNTGLGLFLVHEILTSTGLTISETGVPGKGARFEIHIPAGLFRTQTHCPS
- a CDS encoding META domain-containing protein, which encodes MGQIKFLLVSLVLVLAVSCLFSACLSTDQSGKTPVQSVITTNTTQVADNRSESGSNGSTRKPDVIETTVPIISGTGVILFQDLEGGAYTIRDDSGHHYQPLSLPPDLKVNGTRVSYQLQPAHDMVSVIMAGDPVHVISIEPVTGSRISNRSEPLISFEKAAGTTGSYEELKIFADKHGEVTKWTQIQFINLSDSEMDNLTSLCIRANFTTVKPQALSVNPSPNAVIYTIRYQNQTIKASNGSIPVLLEPVIEHLENILGKYTISPITANKTLENTAWYLTSYLRNDGIPVRLINNTKISALFGKDNEVTGSSGCNPYTGHYNLSGTTLSFSKIAGTRMACQDQATMETESVYLKLLEQVAMVSGHDKNLTMSDRNNTTLLTYIQMKV